AAAAGGACGAGGAACTTCATGCAGGCGAACTCTTGGCGGTCCACCTTTAGGATAAAGAACCTCTCAACCAGCTCCTGTCCTCTCTGGACCAGACTGACCAAGGTAGGACCGGCATTAGAAGTTATGTCTGACAGCTCCACCTGAACCAAGAATACAAGGACTGACATCACAATAACCATGCTCCTTTGTATAACACAACATTGACATGGACTCTCTCAGAAACAAATGTCTGTCACACTCCTCTACTGAAATAGTCCAAAATGAGgaacttttaaattaaattaaattaaattaaattaaattaaattaaattaaattaaattaaattaaattaaattaaattaaattaaattaaattattacttaaagatgaaagaatatttacagaaatatattttttgatgGACAGAACACAAGGTTCACAGTGTTCTGAATGGCACATTCATTAAAAGGTTTGAGGTTTTACACCCAGTCCACCATCTAACTATCACCCACAGGATGTAATAGGACAGAGAACACTTTCATGCTTAAAGAGAAACAAAGCTGAACAAAACATTCAAGGATTAATAAGAAAAGATTATAACAAACAATGTATACTGGATATGCAAGAGGCTTGAAACATATAGACAGatacatttgaaaatgatttaaatacagCATGAAGTCCTATATATCTATATAGTACAATTTCTGAAGCtggtaataatagtaatagttagATCAAATACCCAGAGAAAGGTAAATAACAGGTAAATAATCTGTAGCCTACAATAACAGTTCACATAGTAGAGGAGTGTCCATTTTCTCAGGACTAATgactttttcacagcagacattttgacttatCAAAGCAAGTAAAGCAGAGGTGGACTACTAACAATAAAGATTTATTCAAGTATCCCAATAATCTATTATTATGGCTCTTTACACAGTATATGAAACTCTGGGACTGAGAATATAAAATGGGATAAATTGTATCTGTATAAACTGGGggactagaaaaaaaaagacaaacacagatgaaataaAAGCGATGCAGCGATGACTCACTTCCTGCCCAGTGACCAGGAGCAGGCTGCCCTCTCTCCCATACAGGACCTGTCTGGAGATTATGTCCAGGAGCAACAGTTCACTCCAGCTGTTGTGCAGTAACTTCATCTGATCACTCACCTTGGAGCATAAACAAAGACCTGATATCATGCAAATACAGTTCCAATCAGGATGATCACTTATCTGCCTTTTACTGTAGTCTGATCTCAGTCAGCTTGAAAACTACACAGCTGTAACTGACACATGACATgcagggtcaaattattggcataaATCAGGCAAAGAAATCATCCAAGGAGAAACTACTAAAAGTGgcttaagaactgtccaacacattattaaaaacaggaaggatCATCCACCATCCAACCATCATCTTCGAGGAAGAAACACAGTGATGTAATTAAAGTAGAAAGTATGAGGACATTCAAAATATGGTGAAAAACATTAAGATGACCATAAAGCGATTGCGAGACatgaacatttaataaatgcaaaatacCCAAAGCAGGGCGATGTGTACTGTGTGACCAGAGTCACCTTACTTTAAGCTGTTTGAAGAAGATGGATGTGCGAGCCCACTCCACCATGAAGAACAGCATCTTGTCAGCTAGTAGGCACATCAGGCTGAACATGCTGGTTCCCCCGTGTTGGTTCCAGACAGTCTGCTCCTGCAGGAGTTGAGCAGTGATCTTATTCTGTAGCTGGACCTCATCTGGATCACAGCGCAGGAACTCCATCACCAGTGGAGGTATCCCAGGACCTTGAGGAGAGCTTGAGTATAGCTTGTCTGAGTTGATGTAGAGCCCGGCAGCAGAGCCCAGGGAGCACATGCGGTCGTTGCGTTCAGCCTTGACTGTCCAGTTTGAGAAGACAGTGCACTGGCGCAGGGTGGCACCAAGTGAATGGGAGGGCAGGAGTGAGCACAGTGATGCAGGCTGGTAGCTCATGCTGTTATTCTGTGCTGTAGGTGGGCTGCTGTGAAGGATGGGATCAGGCTGGAGGCCACCAGGAAAGGTAAAGTCTTGTTGTTGGGTTGCGGAGACCAGAGTTGGACCGCTCTCTTTTCTGAATCCAGCAGCTTGCATCAGAGCCTTTCTCTGCTGCTTGAGGGCTCGATCACGCTTGTACATGGGACCAAACTTGTTTCTGCCACCTCGCATACGATCAGCACGAACAGCTGGTGGGAAAAGTTGATCTGTTTACAGCATTACTCAAGCCGATCTgcactgtgtgcacacacagtccTAAAGAACAGATTCATACCAGTACAACACACTTCGAAACTATTCTAAATCACTGAGTACATATTAATGAAAATACAGGTACAGTCAtggtaaaatggaaaaaactagATTAGGCTTCATCACATACACAATTGCACCTGTTGGCTATGGCTACAAAAGAGTTTTTATGATTGATGAACTTTTAGATGAAGCTTTTTCTGTCCTGTCCTATGATCACACCCTAAAGAACCAATACTTAGTCCCAGAATCACACTTTACTGTGGCATCTGCAT
The Anabas testudineus chromosome 22, fAnaTes1.2, whole genome shotgun sequence DNA segment above includes these coding regions:
- the LOC113148297 gene encoding nuclear receptor subfamily 5 group A member 2-like, encoding MESRLDGDLEELCPVCGDKVSGYHYGLLTCESCKGFFKRTVQNNKKYICAENQECRIDKTQRKRCPFCRFQKCLHVGMRLEAVRADRMRGGRNKFGPMYKRDRALKQQRKALMQAAGFRKESGPTLVSATQQQDFTFPGGLQPDPILHSSPPTAQNNSMSYQPASLCSLLPSHSLGATLRQCTVFSNWTVKAERNDRMCSLGSAAGLYINSDKLYSSSPQGPGIPPLVMEFLRCDPDEVQLQNKITAQLLQEQTVWNQHGGTSMFSLMCLLADKMLFFMVEWARTSIFFKQLKVSDQMKLLHNSWSELLLLDIISRQVLYGREGSLLLVTGQEVELSDITSNAGPTLVSLVQRGQELVERFFILKVDRQEFACMKFLVLFNPDVIELEDHQFIESVQEQAEGALLEYSLCTSSQYLGRFAHLLLCLSELRSLSVLAEEYLSCKDLSAEVPCNNLLIEMLHAKHSWQ